A section of the Bacillus pumilus genome encodes:
- the accD gene encoding acetyl-CoA carboxylase, carboxyltransferase subunit beta, whose amino-acid sequence MSIKNIFSKKKKYASVPSEQASQDVPEGIMTKCPQCKKIMLTKELDKNLRVCMNCGRHLQMNAKQRIDSLVDEGTFEEFNGHLISENPLGFPGYEEKLEKDREKTSLNEAIVTGQGEIEGKRAVIAVMDATFRMGSMGSVVGEKITLAIEKAKADKVPFIIFTASGGARMQEGILSLMQMAKTSSALKLFSEDQGLIISVMTNPTTGGVSASFASLGDYNFAEPGALIGFAGRRIIEQTIREDLPEDFQTAEFLLKHGQLDAVIHRAEMKETLGRILALHSTGGEREWLEN is encoded by the coding sequence TTGTCAATTAAAAATATTTTCAGTAAAAAGAAAAAATATGCATCTGTACCCTCTGAACAGGCAAGTCAAGATGTGCCTGAAGGCATCATGACCAAATGTCCGCAATGTAAAAAAATAATGCTCACCAAAGAACTAGATAAAAATTTACGTGTTTGCATGAATTGCGGCCGGCATTTGCAAATGAATGCAAAACAGCGTATTGACAGCCTTGTTGACGAAGGCACATTTGAAGAATTTAACGGGCACCTGATCTCAGAAAACCCGCTCGGATTCCCAGGCTACGAAGAAAAGCTTGAGAAAGACAGAGAAAAAACGTCTTTGAATGAAGCCATTGTCACAGGTCAAGGTGAAATTGAAGGCAAGCGTGCTGTGATTGCTGTCATGGATGCCACATTCCGTATGGGTAGCATGGGCTCAGTTGTTGGTGAAAAGATCACACTTGCGATTGAGAAAGCAAAAGCGGACAAGGTGCCATTTATCATCTTTACTGCATCAGGCGGAGCGAGAATGCAAGAGGGAATTCTCAGTCTTATGCAGATGGCAAAAACAAGTTCAGCATTAAAACTGTTCAGTGAGGACCAAGGTTTGATTATCTCTGTGATGACGAACCCAACAACTGGCGGAGTATCAGCTAGTTTCGCGTCTCTTGGTGATTACAACTTTGCAGAACCTGGTGCTTTAATTGGGTTTGCAGGTCGTAGAATCATTGAACAAACAATTCGTGAAGACCTGCCAGAGGACTTCCAAACGGCTGAATTTTTGCTGAAGCATGGACAGCTGGATGCTGTCATTCATCGTGCAGAGATGAAAGAAACATTAGGCCGAATCTTAGCATTACACAGCACAGGAGGTGAACGAGAGTGGCTGGAGAACTAG
- the accA gene encoding acetyl-CoA carboxylase carboxyl transferase subunit alpha translates to MAGELEFEKPVIELRAKIDELKKFTQNSEMDLSAEIERLETRLSKLEADIYTNLKPWDRVQIARHAMRPTTLDYIQELFDNFFECHGDRFYGDDEAIVGGIATFKGLPVTVIGHQRGKDTKENLRRNFGMPHPEGYRKALRLMKQADKFNRPIICFIDTKGAYPGKAAEERGQSEAIAKNLFEMAGLRVPVVCIVIGEGGSGGALGLGVGNHLYMLENSTYSVISPEGAAALLWKDSSLAKKAAESMKITAPDLKELDIIDDVIKEVQGGAHRDVKQQAAYIETTLKQSLTSLLKLTPEELVEQRYQKYKAIGKVSVENQYIGVN, encoded by the coding sequence GTGGCTGGAGAACTAGAATTTGAAAAACCTGTCATTGAACTTCGAGCGAAAATTGATGAACTAAAAAAGTTCACACAAAACTCAGAAATGGATTTAAGTGCAGAAATTGAGCGTCTTGAAACACGTCTGAGCAAACTTGAAGCAGACATTTATACAAATTTAAAGCCGTGGGACAGAGTACAGATTGCTCGTCATGCGATGCGCCCAACAACTCTCGATTACATTCAAGAGCTGTTTGACAACTTTTTCGAGTGTCACGGTGACCGTTTTTATGGCGATGATGAAGCGATCGTTGGAGGAATTGCCACGTTTAAAGGGCTTCCTGTTACAGTGATTGGCCATCAGCGCGGTAAAGATACAAAAGAAAACTTGCGCCGTAATTTCGGAATGCCTCATCCAGAAGGCTACCGTAAAGCGCTGCGCTTGATGAAACAAGCAGATAAATTTAATCGTCCGATCATTTGCTTTATTGATACAAAAGGAGCTTATCCTGGTAAAGCAGCTGAAGAACGTGGGCAAAGTGAAGCAATTGCGAAAAACCTATTCGAAATGGCAGGACTTCGTGTACCGGTTGTCTGTATTGTCATTGGAGAAGGCGGAAGTGGCGGCGCACTAGGCTTAGGCGTAGGAAACCACCTATACATGCTAGAGAATTCAACGTATTCAGTGATTTCACCTGAAGGTGCAGCAGCACTGCTCTGGAAGGACTCATCACTTGCGAAAAAAGCTGCAGAATCAATGAAGATTACGGCTCCAGACCTAAAAGAATTAGATATTATAGATGATGTTATTAAAGAAGTGCAAGGTGGAGCACATCGAGACGTGAAACAACAAGCAGCCTACATTGAAACAACATTAAAACAGTCACTTACATCTTTGCTCAAACTAACACCTGAAGAACTAGTCGAACAAAGATATCAAAAATACAAAGCAATCGGGAAAGTATCGGTTGAAAATCAATATATTGGGGTAAACTAA
- the pfkA gene encoding 6-phosphofructokinase: protein MKRIGVLTSGGDSPGMNAAVRAVVRKAIYHNVEVYGIYNGYSGLINGKIEKLEIGSVGDIIHRGGTKLYTARCPEFKTVEGREKGIENLKKFGIEGLVVIGGDGSFMGAKKLTELGFPCVGVPGTIDNDIPGTDFTIGFDTALNTVIDAIDKIRDTATSHERTYVVEVMGRHAGDIALWSGLAGGAESILIPEADYDMDEIIARLRRGHERGKKHSIIIVAEGVGSGVEFGKRIEEETSLETRVSVLGHIQRGGSPSAFDRVLASRLGAYAVELLLEGKGGRCVGILSNELVHHDILDILDKKHTVDQNMYRLSQELSI from the coding sequence ATGAAGCGTATAGGAGTTTTAACGAGCGGTGGGGATTCCCCAGGAATGAATGCAGCTGTGCGCGCAGTTGTAAGGAAAGCAATTTACCATAATGTTGAAGTTTACGGTATTTATAATGGATATTCAGGTCTAATTAACGGTAAAATTGAGAAACTTGAAATAGGTTCAGTTGGCGATATCATTCATCGTGGAGGAACAAAACTTTACACGGCAAGATGCCCTGAATTCAAGACAGTTGAAGGTCGTGAAAAAGGCATTGAGAACTTAAAAAAATTCGGTATTGAAGGACTTGTTGTGATCGGCGGAGACGGTTCATTCATGGGAGCGAAGAAATTAACGGAGCTCGGTTTTCCATGTGTAGGTGTCCCAGGTACAATCGACAACGATATCCCAGGTACTGATTTCACTATTGGCTTTGATACAGCACTGAATACAGTCATTGACGCCATTGATAAAATTCGTGATACAGCCACATCTCATGAACGTACATACGTAGTGGAAGTAATGGGAAGACATGCTGGTGATATTGCTCTTTGGTCAGGTCTTGCAGGCGGAGCCGAATCGATTTTGATTCCTGAAGCAGACTATGACATGGATGAAATTATTGCGAGATTAAGAAGAGGGCACGAGCGCGGCAAGAAGCACAGTATCATCATCGTCGCAGAAGGCGTAGGCAGCGGTGTTGAATTTGGTAAGCGGATTGAAGAGGAGACAAGCCTTGAAACCCGTGTATCTGTTTTAGGACATATTCAGCGCGGAGGTTCTCCAAGTGCGTTTGACCGAGTACTCGCAAGCCGTTTAGGAGCATACGCAGTAGAACTTCTTCTTGAAGGAAAAGGCGGACGCTGTGTAGGTATTTTAAGCAACGAACTCGTTCACCACGATATTTTAGATATCTTAGATAAAAAACATACAGTCGATCAAAATATGTACCGACTTTCACAAGAGCTCTCTATATAA
- the pyk gene encoding pyruvate kinase — MRKTKIVCTIGPASETIEKLTELIEAGMNVARLNFSHGDFEEHGARIENIRKAGKTLGKDIAILLDTKGPEIRTRTVENGSIELVAGADLIVSMEDIVGNTEKISVTYEDLIHDVEVGSTILLDDGLIGLEVKELNMDQKEIVTKVMNTGTLKNKKGVNVPGVSVNLPGITEKDANDILFGIEQGVDFIAASFVRRASDVLEIRELLEKNNAADIQIIPKIENQEGVDNIDEILEVSDGLMVARGDLGVEIPAEEVPLVQKMLIKKCNRLGKPVITATQMLDSMQRNPRPTRAEASDVANAIFDGTDAIMLSGETAAGTYPVEAVQTMHNIASRSEDALNYKAILSRRSEEVDVSITDAIGQSVAHTAMKLDVAAIVTPTESGHTARMISKYRPKAPIVAVTANESVARKLSLVFGVFAKSGSKTTSTDEMLENAVEKSIETGYVRHGDLIVITAGVPVGETGTTNLMKVYVVGDIIAKGQGIGRKSAFGPVVIAQSGKEAEEKMYDGAILVANCTDRDMMSALEKASALITEEGGLTSHAAVVGLSLGIPVIVGLDGATTLLKEGEEITVDPARGAIYKGRASVL, encoded by the coding sequence ATGAGAAAGACAAAAATCGTTTGTACAATCGGTCCAGCAAGTGAAACCATTGAAAAGCTGACTGAATTGATTGAAGCAGGAATGAATGTAGCCAGACTAAACTTCTCTCATGGAGATTTTGAAGAGCATGGTGCACGCATCGAAAACATTCGTAAAGCAGGGAAAACATTAGGCAAGGACATTGCGATCCTTCTTGATACAAAAGGTCCAGAGATCCGTACACGTACAGTTGAAAACGGCTCAATTGAGCTAGTCGCTGGTGCAGATCTCATCGTAAGTATGGAAGACATTGTTGGAAATACGGAAAAAATTAGTGTGACATATGAAGATTTGATCCATGATGTAGAAGTGGGTTCAACAATCCTTTTAGATGATGGTCTCATTGGTTTAGAAGTGAAAGAACTGAACATGGATCAGAAAGAAATCGTCACAAAGGTCATGAATACTGGCACGCTCAAAAACAAAAAAGGTGTAAACGTACCAGGTGTAAGTGTGAACTTGCCAGGTATTACAGAAAAAGATGCCAATGATATTCTGTTCGGAATTGAACAAGGCGTTGATTTCATCGCAGCTTCTTTTGTGAGACGAGCTTCTGATGTTCTTGAAATTCGTGAGCTTCTTGAAAAGAATAATGCGGCTGACATTCAAATCATCCCTAAGATTGAAAACCAAGAGGGTGTTGATAACATTGATGAAATCCTTGAGGTATCAGACGGTTTGATGGTTGCGCGTGGAGATCTTGGTGTAGAGATCCCAGCAGAAGAAGTACCGCTTGTTCAAAAAATGCTCATCAAAAAATGCAATCGCTTGGGCAAACCTGTCATCACAGCAACCCAAATGCTTGATAGCATGCAGCGTAATCCTCGTCCAACTCGTGCGGAAGCAAGTGACGTGGCAAATGCTATTTTTGATGGCACAGATGCGATTATGCTTTCTGGTGAAACAGCAGCAGGAACGTATCCAGTGGAAGCTGTACAAACAATGCATAACATTGCATCACGTTCAGAAGATGCACTCAACTATAAAGCCATTCTTTCTCGCAGAAGCGAAGAAGTAGATGTCAGCATTACTGATGCCATTGGTCAATCTGTTGCACATACAGCGATGAAGCTTGACGTTGCAGCGATTGTGACACCTACGGAAAGCGGTCATACAGCGAGAATGATTTCAAAATATAGACCAAAAGCACCAATCGTAGCAGTCACAGCAAACGAATCAGTTGCAAGGAAGCTATCTCTTGTATTCGGTGTATTTGCGAAGAGTGGATCAAAAACGACGTCTACGGATGAAATGCTTGAGAATGCAGTCGAGAAATCGATTGAAACAGGCTACGTGAGACATGGCGATTTAATCGTTATTACAGCTGGTGTGCCAGTTGGTGAAACAGGTACAACAAACTTAATGAAAGTGTATGTTGTCGGTGACATCATTGCGAAAGGTCAAGGAATTGGCCGTAAATCTGCATTTGGACCGGTTGTCATTGCACAAAGCGGAAAAGAAGCAGAAGAAAAAATGTACGATGGGGCGATTCTTGTCGCAAACTGTACAGATCGTGATATGATGAGTGCTTTAGAGAAAGCATCTGCCTTGATCACAGAAGAAGGCGGCTTAACAAGCCATGCAGCAGTCGTTGGACTCAGCCTTGGCATTCCAGTGATTGTAGGTCTTGATGGAGCTACAACACTCCTAAAAGAAGGCGAAGAAATTACAGTAGATCCGGCACGCGGAGCGATCTACAAAGGCCGTGCAAGCGTCCTATAA
- a CDS encoding FxsA family protein: MKKYLLLLLILFPAVEISLFLISSKIIGILPTMLLIVLTSALGAYFARKQGIEAFQKVQRDLQYGKMPGGTIVDGFCILIGGLLLLIPGFLSDIIGALLLIPMTRKQIKPLFERWLRNMSNRNRYTIIR, encoded by the coding sequence TTGAAAAAATATTTGCTACTATTATTGATTCTGTTCCCTGCAGTGGAAATCAGTTTATTTTTAATATCAAGTAAAATCATTGGCATTTTGCCAACGATGCTGTTGATCGTACTCACGAGTGCATTAGGCGCTTACTTTGCAAGAAAGCAAGGAATTGAAGCTTTTCAAAAAGTGCAAAGAGATTTACAATATGGCAAAATGCCAGGGGGAACGATAGTTGATGGTTTTTGCATTCTAATCGGTGGTCTGCTACTGCTCATCCCCGGCTTCTTATCGGATATCATCGGTGCGCTGCTGCTCATTCCGATGACGAGAAAGCAAATCAAGCCGCTTTTTGAACGCTGGCTTAGAAACATGTCTAATCGCAATCGCTATACAATTATTCGCTAA
- the ytvI gene encoding sporulation integral membrane protein YtvI, with product MNHTYMAIFLRSLMMISIAVFAVVFLYQSFPFLYPFWIALIVSCLIHPVVCKIEEITGMPRGFVVVIVLLLFLVVAAGFITLLVAEIISGSAYLAKVLPGHLDQIIGIVERFFTDKILPLYHDVTAQFNTLQAGQKESILGQIQALGDEAAAKIGTFLSKTLELIPAFLGLLPDAAATLLFSALATFFITKDWFTLKKYGSRIFPAKWMQHTRAILSEIKKAITGFMKAQLLLVAMTIGLVIIGLMILKVEHALVIALCIGFVDLLPYIGSGTVFLPWIIYSVMTGNLSLAIGLGILYIVVLLQRQISEPKVLSKSIGLNPLATLVALFVGLKWFGFLGLVIGPASLVVWQAFRNAGVFSDIYQYIRYGMQK from the coding sequence GTGAATCACACCTATATGGCCATTTTTCTACGAAGTTTGATGATGATCAGCATTGCTGTATTTGCGGTTGTCTTTTTATATCAGTCTTTTCCTTTTTTATATCCTTTTTGGATTGCACTTATTGTCTCCTGCCTCATTCACCCTGTCGTATGCAAAATAGAAGAGATCACCGGAATGCCGAGAGGATTCGTTGTAGTCATTGTACTACTGCTCTTTTTAGTAGTAGCCGCCGGTTTCATCACACTCTTAGTAGCAGAAATCATCTCAGGAAGTGCTTATTTAGCAAAAGTTCTACCTGGTCACCTTGATCAAATCATTGGGATTGTCGAACGTTTTTTTACAGATAAGATCCTGCCTTTGTACCATGATGTAACCGCCCAATTTAATACGCTGCAAGCAGGGCAAAAGGAATCAATTTTGGGACAAATCCAAGCGCTGGGCGATGAAGCTGCTGCAAAAATAGGGACTTTTCTTTCAAAAACTCTCGAGCTTATCCCGGCTTTTTTAGGTCTTTTGCCTGATGCAGCCGCAACCCTTTTGTTTTCTGCACTGGCGACTTTTTTTATCACAAAAGATTGGTTTACATTAAAAAAATATGGTTCTCGTATCTTTCCCGCAAAATGGATGCAGCATACACGAGCCATTTTATCTGAAATCAAAAAAGCCATTACCGGTTTTATGAAGGCGCAGCTTTTGCTTGTTGCCATGACCATTGGCCTTGTCATCATCGGACTGATGATCTTAAAAGTCGAGCACGCCCTTGTCATTGCTTTATGTATTGGGTTTGTCGATTTACTTCCTTATATCGGGAGCGGCACTGTTTTTCTGCCATGGATCATTTACTCCGTCATGACAGGCAACCTTTCACTCGCCATTGGGCTCGGCATTTTATACATTGTCGTGCTCCTTCAAAGACAAATTTCAGAGCCAAAAGTCTTAAGCAAATCCATTGGACTTAATCCTTTAGCTACGCTCGTGGCGCTATTTGTCGGGTTAAAATGGTTCGGTTTCCTTGGACTCGTCATTGGCCCTGCCTCCCTTGTCGTGTGGCAAGCATTTCGTAATGCAGGTGTTTTCAGCGATATCTATCAGTACATTCGGTACGGCATGCAAAAGTAA
- a CDS encoding DUF441 domain-containing protein — MFTQANLFLVLLLVIALIAKNNSLILAVSVLIGIKLIGLDQKVFPVLQSKGINWGVTVITIAVLVPIATGDIGFKQLGEAVKSSYAWIALGAGILVALIAKNGIVLLENDPHITTALVFGTILAVSLFKGVAVGPLIGAGIAYLAMQAVKFFSG; from the coding sequence ATGTTTACTCAAGCAAATTTATTTTTGGTTCTTTTACTCGTTATTGCACTTATTGCAAAAAACAATTCATTAATCTTAGCGGTTTCTGTGCTTATTGGGATTAAGCTGATTGGTTTGGATCAAAAGGTTTTCCCGGTTCTTCAATCGAAAGGCATCAATTGGGGGGTCACCGTTATTACTATTGCTGTACTTGTCCCTATTGCAACAGGAGACATTGGATTTAAACAGCTTGGAGAAGCAGTGAAATCTTCTTATGCTTGGATTGCACTTGGAGCGGGTATATTAGTAGCATTAATTGCAAAAAACGGTATTGTGCTACTCGAGAATGATCCGCATATCACGACAGCGCTTGTGTTCGGGACGATTTTAGCAGTCAGCTTATTCAAAGGTGTAGCTGTCGGTCCGCTGATCGGAGCAGGAATTGCTTATTTGGCGATGCAGGCTGTGAAATTTTTCAGCGGTTGA
- the citZ gene encoding citrate synthase has translation MTATRGLEGIVATTSSVSSIIDDTLTYVGYNIDDLTEKATFEEIVYLLWHLKLPNEQELSELKQQLNENAHIPQEIIEHFKSYSLDGVHPMSAIRTAVSLLGLLDDESEIMDKEANYRKAIRLQAKISGLVAAFSRIRKGLEPVQPKEEYSYAANFLYMLNGEEPSPVEIEAIDKALILHADHELNASTFTARVCVATLSDIYSGVTAAIGALKGPLHGGANEGVMKMLSEIGEVENVDSYIHGKLEKKEKIMGFGHRVYRQGDPRAKHLKEMSQRLTNLTGEPKWYEMSVRAEEIVTSEKNLPPNVDFYSASVYHSLGIDHDLFTPIFVISRFSGWIAHILEQYDNNRLIRPRADYIGPDLQTFVPISERD, from the coding sequence ATGACAGCAACAAGAGGTCTTGAAGGTATTGTGGCAACAACTTCATCCGTAAGCTCAATTATTGATGATACTCTTACTTACGTAGGGTACAATATCGATGATTTAACTGAAAAAGCTACTTTCGAAGAAATTGTCTACCTGTTATGGCACTTAAAGCTGCCGAATGAGCAAGAGCTGAGCGAGTTAAAACAGCAGCTCAACGAAAATGCTCACATTCCGCAAGAAATCATTGAGCACTTTAAATCGTATTCGCTGGATGGGGTTCATCCAATGTCTGCGATTCGTACAGCGGTATCCTTACTAGGATTACTTGATGACGAATCAGAGATTATGGACAAAGAAGCGAATTACAGAAAAGCCATTCGCTTACAGGCGAAAATTTCTGGACTAGTCGCTGCATTTTCACGTATTCGTAAGGGACTTGAGCCTGTACAGCCAAAAGAAGAATACAGCTATGCTGCAAACTTCTTATATATGCTAAATGGCGAAGAGCCTTCACCAGTAGAAATTGAGGCAATTGATAAGGCACTCATTCTACATGCGGATCATGAATTAAACGCATCGACATTTACAGCACGTGTATGTGTTGCTACACTATCAGATATCTACTCTGGTGTAACAGCGGCTATCGGTGCGCTAAAAGGACCACTTCATGGCGGAGCCAACGAAGGCGTGATGAAGATGCTTTCAGAAATTGGCGAAGTTGAAAACGTAGATTCCTATATTCATGGTAAGCTAGAGAAGAAAGAAAAAATTATGGGCTTTGGCCACCGCGTATATCGCCAAGGTGATCCGCGTGCAAAGCATCTAAAAGAAATGAGTCAGCGTTTAACAAACCTGACTGGCGAGCCGAAATGGTATGAAATGTCTGTTCGCGCAGAGGAAATCGTGACATCAGAGAAAAATCTTCCACCAAATGTTGATTTTTATTCTGCATCTGTATATCACAGTCTTGGGATTGATCATGACTTGTTCACACCAATTTTCGTGATCAGCCGATTCTCTGGATGGATTGCTCACATTTTAGAGCAGTATGACAACAACCGTCTTATCCGTCCAAGAGCTGACTACATTGGACCTGATCTTCAAACGTTTGTTCCGATCAGTGAAAGAGACTAA
- the icd gene encoding NADP-dependent isocitrate dehydrogenase: MSQGEKITVTGGVLNVPNNPIIPFIEGDGIGPDIWKAASRVLEAAVEKAYKGEKQITWKEVYAGEKAYNKTGEWLPEQTLEDIREYLIAIKGPLTTPIGGGIRSLNVALRQELDLFTCLRPVRWFKGVPSPVKRPEDTDMVIFRENTEDIYAGIEYAKGSDEVKKLIDFLKNELGVNKIRFPETSGIGIKPVSEEGTSRLVRAAIQYAIDQGRKSVTLVHKGNIMKFTEGAFKNWGYEVAEKEFGDKVFTWAQYDRIVEQDGKDAANKAQSEAEAAGKIIVKDSIADIFLQQILTRPAEFDVVATMNLNGDYISDALAAQVGGIGIAPGANINYETGHAIFEATHGTAPKYAGLDKVNPSSVLLSGVLLLEHLGWQEAADLVIQSVENTIASKVVTYDFARLMDGATEVKCSEFADELIKNLS, from the coding sequence TTGTCACAAGGCGAAAAAATTACAGTTACTGGCGGCGTATTGAATGTACCAAATAATCCAATTATCCCGTTTATCGAAGGGGACGGAATCGGTCCTGACATTTGGAAAGCAGCATCAAGAGTACTTGAAGCAGCTGTAGAAAAAGCATATAAAGGTGAAAAGCAAATCACTTGGAAAGAAGTATATGCCGGTGAGAAAGCTTACAATAAAACTGGTGAATGGCTTCCTGAGCAAACACTAGAAGACATTCGTGAATACTTAATCGCAATCAAAGGACCACTAACAACACCAATCGGCGGAGGAATCCGTTCATTAAACGTGGCACTTAGACAAGAGCTTGATCTATTCACATGCTTACGTCCAGTTCGCTGGTTCAAAGGCGTACCGTCTCCTGTGAAACGTCCAGAAGACACAGATATGGTCATCTTCCGTGAGAATACAGAAGATATCTATGCTGGTATCGAGTATGCAAAAGGATCAGACGAAGTGAAGAAGTTAATTGACTTCTTGAAAAACGAATTAGGTGTAAACAAAATCCGTTTTCCAGAAACATCAGGTATCGGAATCAAGCCAGTTTCTGAAGAAGGAACTTCTCGCCTTGTTAGAGCGGCTATCCAATATGCAATCGACCAAGGCCGTAAGTCTGTGACGCTTGTTCACAAAGGGAACATCATGAAATTTACAGAAGGAGCCTTCAAAAACTGGGGCTACGAAGTGGCTGAAAAAGAGTTTGGCGACAAGGTCTTTACATGGGCACAATATGATCGTATTGTAGAACAAGATGGAAAAGATGCGGCAAACAAAGCGCAAAGTGAAGCAGAAGCTGCTGGCAAAATTATTGTCAAAGACAGCATTGCAGATATTTTCCTTCAACAAATCCTAACTCGTCCAGCTGAGTTCGATGTTGTGGCAACAATGAACTTAAACGGAGATTACATCTCTGATGCTCTTGCAGCACAAGTTGGTGGAATTGGTATCGCACCAGGTGCGAACATCAACTACGAAACAGGACACGCTATTTTTGAAGCGACTCACGGAACAGCACCTAAATATGCTGGTCTTGATAAAGTGAACCCATCTTCTGTTCTTCTATCAGGCGTGCTTTTACTTGAGCACCTTGGATGGCAGGAAGCAGCTGATCTAGTGATTCAATCTGTTGAAAATACAATTGCATCAAAAGTCGTTACTTACGATTTTGCTAGATTAATGGATGGCGCAACAGAAGTGAAATGTTCTGAGTTTGCTGACGAGCTCATCAAAAACTTGTCTTGA
- the mdh gene encoding malate dehydrogenase, translating to MANKRKKVSVIGAGFTGATTAFLTAQKELADVVLVDIPQLENPTKGKALDMLEASPVQGFDANITGTSNYEDTAGSDVVVITAGIARKPGMSRDDLVSTNEKIMRSVTREIVKYSPEAIIVVLTNPVDAMTYAVYKESGLPKEKVIGQSGILDTARFRTFVAQELNLSVKDVTGFVLGGHGDDMVPLVRYSYAGGIPLETLIPKERIDAIVERTRKGGGEIVNLLGNGSAYYAPAASLVEMVEAILKDQRRVMPTIAYLEGEYGYEGIYLGVPTIVGGNGLEQIIELELTEEERSQLDRSVESVKNVMKVLS from the coding sequence ATGGCAAACAAGCGTAAAAAAGTATCTGTTATCGGAGCGGGCTTTACTGGAGCAACTACAGCATTTCTAACGGCTCAAAAAGAATTAGCGGACGTCGTATTAGTCGATATCCCGCAGCTTGAGAACCCAACAAAAGGGAAAGCACTTGATATGCTGGAAGCAAGTCCAGTTCAAGGCTTCGATGCAAACATTACAGGAACTTCTAACTACGAAGATACAGCCGGTTCTGATGTTGTGGTCATTACGGCGGGAATTGCAAGAAAGCCGGGAATGAGCCGTGACGATCTTGTGTCAACAAATGAAAAAATCATGCGTAGTGTGACACGCGAAATCGTTAAATATTCTCCAGAAGCGATCATTGTTGTATTAACAAACCCTGTTGATGCAATGACGTATGCAGTTTATAAAGAATCAGGATTACCAAAGGAAAAAGTCATTGGACAATCGGGTATTCTTGATACAGCACGTTTCCGCACGTTCGTTGCTCAAGAATTAAACCTATCTGTTAAAGACGTGACGGGCTTTGTACTTGGTGGACATGGTGATGACATGGTTCCTCTTGTTCGTTACTCTTATGCAGGCGGTATCCCGCTTGAAACATTGATTCCTAAAGAGCGAATTGATGCAATTGTTGAAAGAACAAGAAAAGGTGGCGGCGAAATCGTAAACCTATTAGGTAACGGTAGTGCCTATTATGCTCCTGCTGCTTCACTAGTCGAAATGGTTGAGGCGATCCTTAAAGATCAGCGCCGCGTCATGCCAACGATTGCTTACCTTGAAGGTGAATATGGCTACGAAGGCATTTACCTAGGTGTACCAACAATCGTAGGTGGAAACGGCCTTGAGCAGATCATCGAGCTTGAGCTGACAGAAGAAGAAAGAAGTCAGCTTGACCGTTCTGTTGAATCTGTTAAGAATGTCATGAAAGTATTGTCTTAA